From one Mycobacterium colombiense CECT 3035 genomic stretch:
- a CDS encoding DEAD/DEAH box helicase: protein MITFEELISRASDQLLQQLVGRDIVRLLAGLDATLARPERLSEIAAGLRSPASMLLDAQLRGELLLLLPRFDAEMLAERLGLSGDPYDGLCSMSVRRGSARATDLLDFFALADDTEQRILPPAHEITNPMHGLFSHQRLAAGRVLTRLMYEPHRVMLHMPTGSGKTRTAMSVISDVLNQGEPKLVVWLAHSEELCEQAVEEFQKAWAARGIRPVEVQRWWGPHSLKLPIIGDGIIVAGLAKVYASVRTSLSEIGTLAGRVSLVVMDEAHQAIAPTYNLILDVLTESGTQTPLLGLTATPGRSWNDVDEDERLAKFFDESKVSLEVDGYHNPVRYLIDEGYLADTEFVQLQYTAGSELSLQELRELEDSLDIPPHVIGALAADEQRNLLILSVAEAMCGRHNRTIVFAATKDHAIVLATVLRARGYWSYAVTGETPAAERARIISTFRTASDEPRVIVNYGVLTTGFDAPQTSAAVIARPTKSLVLFSQMVGRATRGEKAGGNRRAEVATVVDTRLPGFCNMAEAFDNWEDVW from the coding sequence GTGATTACGTTTGAGGAATTGATCAGTCGGGCTTCCGACCAACTTTTGCAGCAGTTAGTTGGACGCGACATTGTCCGCTTACTTGCGGGCCTAGACGCAACGCTAGCTCGTCCGGAGCGACTGAGCGAGATCGCAGCGGGCTTACGCTCCCCGGCCAGTATGCTTCTAGACGCCCAGCTACGCGGTGAGCTTTTGTTACTGCTTCCGCGGTTCGACGCGGAGATGTTGGCGGAACGTCTCGGGCTTTCGGGCGATCCATACGACGGACTGTGCTCGATGAGCGTGCGACGCGGTTCAGCACGAGCGACCGATTTGCTTGACTTCTTCGCCTTAGCGGACGACACCGAGCAGCGAATCTTGCCTCCAGCGCATGAAATCACAAATCCAATGCACGGTCTTTTCTCGCACCAGCGCTTGGCGGCGGGAAGAGTGTTAACGCGGCTGATGTATGAACCTCACCGCGTTATGCTGCACATGCCGACTGGATCTGGAAAGACACGCACTGCGATGTCTGTGATTTCAGACGTGCTCAATCAAGGAGAACCGAAGCTAGTTGTGTGGCTGGCGCATTCCGAAGAGCTCTGTGAGCAGGCTGTCGAAGAATTTCAGAAGGCGTGGGCTGCGCGCGGAATTCGTCCTGTAGAAGTTCAAAGATGGTGGGGCCCACACTCTCTCAAACTCCCCATCATTGGCGACGGAATCATCGTTGCAGGCCTCGCCAAGGTCTATGCTTCAGTGCGAACCTCACTCTCGGAAATTGGAACTCTCGCCGGACGCGTCAGCCTTGTAGTCATGGACGAAGCGCATCAAGCCATCGCGCCCACATACAACTTGATTCTCGATGTGCTCACAGAGTCCGGAACGCAGACACCCTTGCTTGGTCTCACCGCAACGCCCGGTCGAAGCTGGAACGACGTCGACGAGGATGAACGTCTAGCGAAGTTCTTCGACGAGTCCAAGGTGTCGCTGGAGGTGGATGGCTACCACAATCCAGTGCGCTACCTGATCGACGAAGGTTACCTAGCAGATACAGAGTTTGTACAGCTCCAATACACCGCAGGATCAGAGCTATCGCTCCAAGAACTACGCGAACTCGAGGATTCCCTAGATATTCCTCCGCACGTAATCGGTGCACTTGCCGCAGACGAACAGCGAAATCTGTTGATTCTGAGCGTCGCTGAGGCAATGTGTGGTCGGCACAATCGAACTATTGTGTTCGCGGCGACGAAGGATCACGCGATCGTGCTCGCAACCGTGCTACGCGCGCGCGGCTACTGGTCCTATGCGGTCACAGGAGAAACCCCGGCCGCCGAACGTGCTCGAATAATCTCGACGTTCAGGACTGCAAGTGATGAGCCGCGGGTGATAGTCAACTATGGGGTCTTGACCACAGGTTTTGACGCCCCCCAAACCAGCGCCGCTGTTATCGCGAGGCCGACGAAAAGCCTTGTGCTGTTTAGCCAGATGGTAGGAAGGGCAACTCGAGGCGAGAAGGCCGGCGGCAACAGGCGAGCCGAAGTCGCGACGGTTGTTGACACGCGATTGCCGGGTTTCTGCAACATGGCTGAGGCGTTCGATAATTGGGAGGATGTATGGTGA
- a CDS encoding phosphoadenosine phosphosulfate reductase family protein, giving the protein MADVIRHICGISGGKDSSALAVYLRDRVPEMEYFFCDTGAELPETYEYLDRLETALGKPIARLNAKKGFDHWFDVYRGTLPSPQMRWCTKKMKIEPLEEWIGDDHAVSYVAIRADESGRKGYVSTKPNIRTVLPFVEDNVDHEGVLRILDEAGIGLPKYYEWRTRSGCYFCFYQRKAEWVGLADKHPDLLQRAIAIEAKVRQDAGADGDASFGEYAMKGRQYTWSGGESLPDLIARREEILARHEEAQQQAAKRKKNRPVWDILGDALDDDDDAMQCSICAL; this is encoded by the coding sequence CGCGGTGTATCTGCGCGACCGCGTACCAGAGATGGAGTACTTCTTCTGCGATACTGGCGCCGAGCTTCCAGAGACGTATGAGTACCTTGATCGCCTTGAGACAGCCCTTGGGAAGCCGATCGCTCGCCTGAATGCGAAAAAGGGTTTCGATCATTGGTTTGATGTGTATCGAGGCACACTCCCATCTCCACAGATGCGTTGGTGCACAAAAAAGATGAAGATTGAACCCCTGGAAGAGTGGATCGGCGATGATCACGCTGTCTCCTATGTCGCTATCCGCGCCGACGAATCCGGGCGCAAAGGATACGTAAGCACTAAGCCGAACATTCGGACGGTCTTGCCGTTTGTGGAGGACAACGTTGATCATGAGGGTGTTCTCCGAATTCTGGATGAGGCCGGCATCGGTCTGCCGAAGTACTACGAGTGGCGAACGCGGTCAGGTTGTTACTTCTGCTTCTACCAACGCAAGGCGGAATGGGTCGGACTGGCGGATAAGCATCCAGACCTCCTTCAGAGGGCTATAGCAATCGAGGCGAAGGTCCGACAGGATGCCGGAGCTGATGGAGATGCTTCGTTCGGTGAGTATGCGATGAAGGGCCGCCAGTACACGTGGTCGGGAGGAGAGTCGCTCCCAGACTTGATTGCGCGGCGCGAGGAGATTCTGGCGCGTCATGAGGAGGCTCAACAGCAAGCGGCGAAGCGGAAAAAGAATCGCCCGGTTTGGGACATCCTGGGCGACGCGCTTGACGATGACGATGACGCGATGCAGTGCTCGATCTGTGCCCTGTGA